The proteins below are encoded in one region of Triticum aestivum cultivar Chinese Spring chromosome 1B, IWGSC CS RefSeq v2.1, whole genome shotgun sequence:
- the LOC123082423 gene encoding S-type anion channel SLAH2-like, whose translation MVGAGNHHDVLTEATAAGGGRMKEAAVAAVHGESTTCGDTPPLSVSINVPDSRSALHPSRLPRTRDAGAAPPSETPLSEVQQPQLHAQPSMVLRGGGEVPAVPRSDSTRERDRRFDQFKTFSGRLERQLSTLRGVPQDPPAPHLDDGASSNSDDDDVPTADRYFAALEGPELDTLRSTEVPVLPKDETWPFLLRFPISAFGMCLGVNSQAMLWKTLESEPSMAFLHVHPTANYVFWWVSVALTVIVSVTYLLKVIFYFEAVRREFHHPVRVNFFFAPSIACLFLVKGEPHPVWEIHHIVYNLLMLPILCLGLKIYGQWMSSGERRLSKVANPSNHLAVVGNFVGALLGAKMGLRELPIFFFAVGLAHYAVLFVTLYQRLPTNVQLPKELHPVFFLFVAAPSVASMAWARISGEFNDGAKLLYFISLFLYMSLVVRINLFTGFRFSLAWWAYTFPMTSVALATALYASEVDNLLTRALAVGLAVIAVVTVTAVLATTLYHAFVCGDLFPNDVSIAITRRKPKFSKMLSQIRSSSSDVKDLVLSIPNFSSSSKHSSSNSRVSSSAGECPVMAHVHERVERAFDRRCTTDCMHTRLAYIDQ comes from the exons ATGGTGGGCGCCGGTAACCACCATGACGTTTTGACGGAGGCTACGGCTGCTGGTGGCGGCAGGATGAAGGAGGCGGCCGTGGCGGCGGTTCACGGTGAGTCGACGACGTGCGGGGACACGCCGCCGTTGTCTGTCTCCATCAACGTGCCGGACTCGCGGTCAGCGCTCCACCCCAGCAGATTGCCCCGTACCAGGGACGCCGGCGCCGCACCACCAAGTGAGACACCTCTAAGTGAGGTTCAGCAGCCGCAGCTCCACGCACAGCCGTCCATGGTGCTCAGAGGTGGCGGGGAGGTGCCGGCGGTGCCGCGGAGCGACAGCACGCGGGAGCGTGACCGCCGGTTCGACCAGTTCAAGACCTTCTCTGGTCGCCTTGAGCGGCAGCTCTCCACCCTCCGAGGAGTGCCGCAGGATCCGCCGGCGCCTCACCTTGATGATGGCGCCTCGTCTAACTCTGATGACGATGACGTGCCCACAGCTGACCGCTACTTCGCCGCACTCGAAGGCCCCGAGCTTGACACCCTTCGA TCGACGGAGGTCCCGGTGCTTCCCAAGGACGAGACGTGGCCATTCCTTCTCCGGTTCCCGATCAGCGCGTTCGGGATGTGCCTTGGGGTGAACAGCCAGGCGATGTTGTGGAAGACGCTCGAGTCGGAGCCCTCCATGGCGTTCCTGCACGTGCATCCTACCGCCAACTACGTCTTCTGGTGGGTCTCGGTCGCCCTCACCGTCATCGTCTCCGTCACCTACCTCCTCAAGGTCATCTTCTACTTTGAGGCTGTCCGCCGTGAGTTCCACCATCCTGTGCGCGTCAATTTCTTCTTTGCGCCCTCGATCGCTTGTCTCTTTCTCGTCAAGGGTGAGCCGCATCCGGTCTGGGAGATCCACCACATCGTCTATAACCTCCTCATGTTGCCCATCCTCTGCCTCGGCCTAAAGATCTACGGACAGTGGATGTCTAGTGGAGAGCGGCGCCTCTCCAAAGTGGCCAACCCGTCGAACCACCTTGCCGTTGTTGGCAACTTTGTCGGTGCACTGCTTGGCGCCAAGATGGGCCTCAGGGAGCTGCCCATCTTCTTCTTCGCCGTGGGGCTCGCGCACTACGCCGTGCTCTTCGTCACTCTCTACCAGAGGCTCCCCACCAACGTGCAGCTCCCCAAGGAGCTCCACCCAGTCTTCTTCCTCTTTGTCGCCGCGCCGAGCGTCGCGTCCATGGCATGGGCCAGGATCTCTGGCGAGTTCAATGACGGCGCCAAGCTCCTTTACTTCATCTCGCTCTTCCTCTACATGTCGCTAGTAGTGCGCATCAACCTCTTCACGGGGTTTAGATTCTCGCTGGCCTGGTGGGCCTACACATTCCCGATGACAAGTGTGGCCCTAGCGACGGCGTTGTATGCATCAGAGGTGGACAACTTGTTGACGCGGGCACTGGCAGTGGGGCTGGCAGTGATCGCTGTCGTTACCGTGACCGCCGTGCTGGCCACGACCTTGTACCACGCCTTCGTGTGTGGAGACCTCTTTCCCAACGATGTCTCCATCGCCATCACGAGGAGGAAGCCCAAGTTCAGCAAGATGCTCTCGCAAATTCGGTCGTCCAGCTCAGACGTCAAGGATCTCGTCCTCTCCATCCCCAATTTCAGTTCCAGTTCCAAGCACTCCAGCTCCAACTCCAGGGTGAGCAGCAGCGCCGGTGAGTGTCCGGTGATGGCGCACGTGCACGAAAGAGTAGAGCGGGCGTTTGATCGTCGGTGCACAACAGATTGCATGCACACACGTCTAGCTTATATTGACCAGTAG